One Niallia circulans DNA segment encodes these proteins:
- a CDS encoding GNAT family N-acetyltransferase: MLTNEELTAIKNLKAICENKERYELKLNFDMLETRKGDVQEDYFHYEDGKLVGFLGSYGFGDKAEICGMVHPDFRRKGIFSMLFKACVKDLNDRQIETILLNAPADSSSAKNYLKNLPCTYYMTEYQMKWQTTEMNVDPTVVVRPSLSDEDFEAEVQLDIQAFGFKEEEARHYNEILRENRQEQRLIIAVDGKTAGKMRVAEVNNEAWIYGFAIFPALQGKGIGRKALSSIVTNLNQKGLSIYLEVEAKNHHALKLYEACGFRSYHAQDYYKYHLTN; the protein is encoded by the coding sequence ATGCTAACAAACGAAGAATTAACCGCAATAAAAAACCTAAAGGCTATATGTGAAAACAAAGAGCGATACGAATTAAAGCTTAATTTTGATATGCTCGAAACTAGAAAAGGAGATGTACAGGAGGATTATTTTCATTATGAAGACGGAAAGCTAGTCGGATTTCTCGGTAGCTATGGTTTTGGGGATAAAGCGGAGATATGCGGCATGGTTCATCCTGACTTTCGTCGGAAAGGAATTTTTTCGATGCTGTTTAAAGCTTGTGTGAAAGACTTAAATGATCGCCAGATTGAGACTATATTGTTAAATGCACCTGCTGACTCTTCATCTGCAAAAAATTATCTTAAAAACCTCCCTTGTACGTATTATATGACCGAATATCAAATGAAATGGCAAACAACAGAAATGAATGTAGATCCTACTGTTGTTGTTAGGCCATCCCTTTCAGATGAGGATTTTGAAGCGGAAGTCCAACTGGATATTCAAGCATTTGGGTTTAAAGAGGAGGAAGCACGTCATTATAATGAAATACTTAGAGAAAACAGGCAAGAGCAAAGATTAATAATTGCAGTAGACGGGAAAACAGCAGGAAAAATGAGAGTTGCTGAAGTAAATAATGAAGCATGGATTTATGGGTTTGCGATCTTTCCGGCACTTCAAGGCAAGGGAATTGGCAGAAAAGCTTTATCCAGCATTGTTACCAACTTAAATCAGAAAGGTCTATCTATTTATCTTGAAGTAGAGGCTAAAAATCACCATGCGCTTAAGCTTTATGAAGCCTGTGGTTTTAGAAGCTACCATGCTCAAGATTATTATAAATATCACCTAACTAATTAA
- a CDS encoding GNAT family N-acetyltransferase — protein sequence MEIKTVAKWDEELWQDANTIYKEAFGEKGAKPVKIIKNMLAKGIAELHVGYSDAKPIVMALTGKLTHEKVMLIDYLAVLEKERNHGIGKQFVTLMSQKAMSEGYEMLIIEAESETTPDNLRRMAFWQTCGFYLTSYIHTYIWVPETYQAMYLPLTNKETKKHGEELFVYVNTFHRMSFSDIKK from the coding sequence ATGGAAATAAAAACAGTTGCAAAATGGGACGAAGAGCTATGGCAGGATGCTAATACCATCTACAAAGAAGCATTCGGAGAAAAAGGGGCAAAGCCTGTTAAAATTATCAAAAATATGCTGGCAAAGGGGATAGCAGAGCTTCATGTGGGCTACAGTGATGCAAAACCGATTGTCATGGCACTCACAGGGAAACTAACACATGAAAAGGTAATGCTCATCGACTATTTAGCCGTATTAGAAAAAGAGCGAAATCACGGTATTGGCAAACAATTTGTTACATTAATGAGCCAAAAGGCAATGTCAGAAGGATACGAAATGTTAATTATCGAAGCAGAGTCAGAAACGACACCAGACAACTTAAGGCGTATGGCATTTTGGCAAACATGCGGTTTTTATCTCACTTCATATATCCATACATATATTTGGGTTCCTGAAACCTATCAGGCGATGTATCTTCCACTGACAAATAAAGAGACGAAGAAACACGGAGAAGAATTGTTTGTTTATGTTAATACATTTCACCGAATGTCTTTTAGTGACATTAAGAAATAA
- a CDS encoding ABC transporter ATP-binding protein: MKLEIKNVTKAYKHKIAVHNFSMEVHTGQCLGLIGPNGAGKSTLIKMVANIINPDKGQIFLDGKIISSMKKEIGYLPQFPNFYHWMTATETLMFMGQLSGLNREKLKREIPQILTKVGLSKEANTRVKNFSGGMKQRLGIAQALLHKPAFIVMDEPVSALDPIGRREVLNIMQEIKKETTILLSTHILQDAEEICERFVIIKEGQKIEDTTIADLVNRDSNNKIKFEITEASMHWPNIIKEFSYVKNVEVFGNKVIIEVADIQSNKNMLLASALEHHVDIIKFTMETDSLEEIFLKLVV, translated from the coding sequence ATGAAATTAGAAATAAAGAATGTAACGAAAGCATATAAGCACAAGATTGCCGTTCATAACTTTTCAATGGAGGTCCATACTGGTCAATGTCTTGGTTTAATCGGACCAAATGGAGCAGGTAAGTCAACTTTAATTAAAATGGTCGCGAATATTATAAATCCCGATAAAGGGCAGATTTTTTTAGATGGAAAAATAATATCATCCATGAAGAAAGAAATCGGCTATTTACCGCAATTCCCAAACTTTTATCACTGGATGACAGCAACGGAAACGCTTATGTTCATGGGACAGCTGTCAGGGTTGAATAGAGAAAAGCTAAAGAGAGAAATTCCTCAAATCCTAACGAAAGTCGGCTTGAGTAAAGAAGCGAACACCAGGGTTAAAAATTTCTCAGGCGGTATGAAGCAAAGACTAGGAATAGCACAAGCATTATTACATAAACCGGCATTTATTGTCATGGATGAACCAGTCTCAGCATTAGATCCTATCGGCAGAAGAGAGGTATTGAACATCATGCAAGAAATAAAAAAAGAAACCACGATTCTTTTGTCTACCCATATTTTGCAGGATGCAGAAGAAATTTGTGAAAGGTTTGTCATTATTAAAGAAGGACAAAAGATCGAGGATACGACAATCGCTGACTTAGTTAATAGAGATAGCAATAACAAAATTAAATTTGAAATCACTGAAGCTAGTATGCATTGGCCTAATATTATTAAAGAGTTCTCCTATGTTAAGAATGTCGAGGTCTTTGGTAATAAAGTGATAATAGAAGTGGCAGATATACAGTCGAATAAAAATATGTTACTAGCAAGTGCTCTTGAGCATCATGTAGATATTATAAAATTTACAATGGAAACCGATAGTTTAGAAGAAATATTTCTGAAGCTGGTGGTGTAA
- a CDS encoding VOC family protein: MNYVLDHVGIAVRSIDDTLPFYLTVLKGTLEDRYTSDAPGVEVHVAVVRTEDKVIELLEPTNKNSPMARFIKQRGKGVHHLAYRVDNLDDAIYEAKKEGVRFLEDTRRVNARGRRLIYLNPASTNGTLIEFCDYVKS, from the coding sequence TTGAATTATGTTTTAGACCATGTCGGTATTGCCGTAAGAAGCATTGATGATACATTACCATTTTATCTTACTGTATTAAAAGGCACTTTAGAGGACCGTTATACAAGTGATGCGCCAGGTGTTGAAGTGCATGTTGCTGTTGTGCGAACAGAAGATAAAGTAATCGAATTACTAGAACCAACAAACAAAAACTCGCCAATGGCCCGTTTTATTAAACAGCGAGGCAAAGGGGTACATCATCTTGCCTATCGGGTTGATAATTTAGATGATGCAATATATGAAGCCAAAAAAGAAGGAGTCCGTTTTCTCGAGGATACACGAAGAGTTAACGCACGAGGAAGACGGCTAATTTACTTAAATCCGGCTTCGACGAACGGGACGTTAATTGAGTTTTGTGATTATGTAAAGAGTTAA
- a CDS encoding acid phosphatase — MSNKRVQKKNKKNQKSTIPILLLTTLLTTQGAYTASAAADNSAIEPKPGSYGYYVDVYGSNESSNMTPETNSSIGVLSRFLDIWQPGDSWDNGTVLNESVHNHNINTSIAITKNRTEAEAKDAYLSDRRNQNYSVITGLGPYADNFKAGANAGTTIPDEIPQDATSVKYEDGGNSNGNWAETNSSLGNMVNLINTIRWTGASTSSAKAYYSYKRPFRWSEDVSMLPTLVPAKKDDPSSDGGFPSGHTNAAYLASYGLAYAVPERFEEMITRASELGNSRIVAGMHSPLDVIGGRVMSTAVAAAALNDPANKAVKEAAFKEAHEVLLTQEGTSYDAYSDYETNKQKYTERLTYGFQQIGDTTKQMVVPKGAEVLLETRFPYLDDMQRRWVLYTTGLPSGYPVLDDTEGWGRLNLFAAAGGYEDFETDVNVTMDSSLGGFNAADSWKNDIAGSGKLTKAGTGVLTLTGDNTYAGGTVIEEGSLVASSSTAFGTGDVINNGGTVNESVASSLTIEQDFTQTDAGTLELQIGSKEEVLNIDGEATFGGTLKLHFTDGYVPAEDANIISYSSLADDSKFAAVEITGLPENYQVAYVDNAVRIVSAEQEETDNNNPETPANPDEPVDNEEESNTDNPTPVNPDDNTNEETTNGENTNQDNNNAGNHTQEESTNEAGSNTENVSTGSKTADTGSVKNPHTGDDTNIFLYVGTLLASAAAAAIVFWKRKLNKADQ; from the coding sequence TTGTCGAATAAAAGAGTACAGAAAAAGAATAAAAAAAATCAAAAGTCTACAATACCAATCTTATTATTAACAACATTATTAACTACACAAGGTGCATATACGGCGTCGGCAGCAGCTGATAATTCTGCCATTGAACCAAAACCAGGATCTTACGGCTATTATGTTGACGTATATGGCAGTAATGAAAGTTCAAATATGACCCCCGAAACCAACTCCTCTATCGGTGTGCTCTCCAGATTTTTAGATATTTGGCAGCCAGGAGATTCTTGGGATAACGGCACAGTTTTAAATGAGAGTGTACATAATCATAATATCAATACATCTATCGCTATTACGAAAAACCGTACAGAAGCAGAAGCGAAGGATGCATACCTTAGTGACCGCCGTAATCAGAACTACAGTGTTATAACAGGTCTTGGTCCTTATGCTGATAATTTTAAGGCAGGTGCTAATGCTGGAACAACGATTCCCGATGAAATCCCTCAAGATGCAACAAGTGTGAAATACGAGGATGGCGGAAACAGTAACGGAAATTGGGCAGAAACTAATTCCAGTCTCGGAAATATGGTAAATCTTATTAATACAATCCGCTGGACAGGAGCTTCTACTTCATCTGCAAAAGCTTACTATAGTTATAAACGCCCATTCCGTTGGAGTGAGGATGTAAGCATGCTGCCAACACTTGTTCCAGCAAAAAAGGATGACCCATCAAGTGACGGAGGTTTCCCAAGCGGACATACGAATGCTGCTTATTTAGCATCATACGGACTTGCTTACGCAGTGCCAGAACGGTTTGAAGAAATGATAACAAGAGCATCAGAGCTTGGAAACAGCCGAATTGTTGCAGGCATGCATTCACCACTTGACGTCATTGGCGGCCGAGTTATGTCGACAGCTGTTGCTGCAGCGGCATTGAATGATCCAGCAAATAAAGCGGTGAAGGAAGCTGCCTTTAAAGAAGCACATGAAGTGCTGCTAACACAGGAAGGCACTTCTTATGATGCCTATAGTGATTACGAAACAAACAAGCAAAAATATACAGAACGTCTTACTTACGGTTTTCAACAGATTGGGGATACAACAAAACAAATGGTTGTGCCAAAGGGTGCAGAGGTTTTATTAGAAACACGCTTCCCGTACTTAGATGACATGCAGCGCCGTTGGGTTCTATATACAACTGGCTTGCCATCTGGATATCCTGTTTTAGATGACACAGAAGGCTGGGGCCGTTTAAATCTATTTGCAGCTGCTGGTGGATATGAGGATTTTGAAACAGATGTAAATGTAACAATGGACAGCTCACTTGGCGGCTTTAATGCTGCTGATAGCTGGAAAAACGACATCGCTGGTTCAGGTAAGCTGACAAAGGCTGGCACTGGTGTGTTAACACTGACTGGTGATAACACATACGCAGGTGGAACAGTTATTGAGGAAGGTTCCCTAGTTGCAAGTTCAAGCACGGCGTTTGGTACAGGTGATGTAATCAATAATGGCGGAACAGTTAATGAAAGTGTAGCGAGCAGTCTGACAATCGAACAAGACTTTACTCAAACAGATGCGGGAACACTTGAACTCCAGATTGGCAGCAAGGAAGAAGTGTTAAATATTGATGGAGAAGCTACATTCGGGGGTACATTAAAGCTTCATTTTACGGATGGTTATGTACCTGCAGAGGATGCAAATATCATCAGCTACAGCTCATTGGCTGATGACAGCAAATTTGCTGCAGTCGAAATAACAGGCTTACCTGAAAACTATCAAGTAGCATATGTGGATAATGCAGTCCGTATTGTATCAGCGGAGCAGGAAGAAACAGATAATAATAACCCTGAAACTCCAGCGAATCCAGATGAACCAGTTGATAACGAAGAAGAGAGCAATACAGACAATCCAACACCAGTTAACCCAGACGATAACACAAATGAAGAAACTACAAATGGAGAAAACACAAATCAAGATAACAATAATGCTGGTAATCATACGCAAGAAGAAAGTACTAATGAAGCAGGAAGCAATACTGAAAATGTAAGCACAGGAAGTAAAACAGCGGACACAGGTTCAGTGAAGAACCCGCACACAGGTGATGATACAAACATCTTCTTATATGTAGGTACATTACTAGCATCAGCAGCAGCAGCTGCCATCGTATTTTGGAAAAGAAAGCTGAATAAAGCAGACCAATAA
- a CDS encoding PLD nuclease N-terminal domain-containing protein has protein sequence MNVHYGLDDLKDFDIVSILPIILPFFLIGFILVVLALIDLFRNRTYQQHVFVWTLIIVLVNPLGPILYFMIGRKGKEYR, from the coding sequence ATGAATGTACATTATGGATTGGATGATTTAAAGGACTTTGATATTGTCTCGATTTTGCCAATTATATTGCCGTTTTTTTTAATAGGCTTTATTTTAGTTGTCCTTGCTTTAATTGATTTATTTAGGAATCGAACATATCAGCAGCATGTGTTTGTGTGGACGCTTATCATTGTGCTTGTTAACCCACTTGGCCCGATTTTGTATTTTATGATAGGAAGAAAGGGGAAAGAATATCGATGA
- the srtB gene encoding class B sortase, producing MTTTIQRKKINWIQALILLISLVIFVFSLFKISDIVYSYAKNDEIMRDIQVVYHKEAQANNSASTAPLQSLTDINEDIVGWLTIADTKIDYPILQTKNNDYYLTHNYKNEASKEGSIFMDYRNNPDTTNRQTILYGHEMKNGAMFGELKKFLDVDFFSQHKRFSYQTNADNYEVEIFSVYATTTSFDYLKTEFSSEADYKEYLQTITDKSIYDSNVTISEQDQIITLSTCSNISDPNEGRLVVHGKLQKISS from the coding sequence GTGACAACAACTATACAGCGAAAAAAAATCAACTGGATCCAAGCATTAATCCTGCTTATTTCTCTTGTCATATTCGTATTTAGTCTCTTTAAAATTAGCGATATTGTGTATAGCTATGCGAAAAACGACGAAATCATGAGGGATATTCAAGTAGTTTACCATAAAGAGGCACAAGCAAATAATTCAGCTTCTACTGCACCTCTTCAAAGTCTGACAGACATTAATGAAGATATAGTTGGCTGGTTGACAATTGCTGATACAAAAATTGACTATCCAATCCTGCAGACCAAAAATAATGATTATTACTTAACACATAACTACAAAAACGAAGCGTCAAAAGAAGGCAGTATTTTTATGGATTATCGAAACAATCCAGACACGACAAACAGACAAACGATTCTTTATGGCCATGAAATGAAAAATGGCGCTATGTTTGGTGAATTGAAGAAGTTTTTAGATGTGGATTTCTTTTCCCAGCATAAACGTTTTTCCTATCAAACAAACGCTGACAATTATGAGGTGGAAATATTTTCTGTTTATGCAACAACTACAAGTTTTGATTATTTAAAGACAGAGTTCTCCAGTGAAGCTGATTACAAGGAATATTTACAAACTATTACAGATAAATCTATTTATGACTCAAACGTAACAATAAGTGAACAAGACCAAATAATCACATTATCAACATGCAGCAACATATCTGATCCGAATGAAGGCAGACTTGTCGTTCATGGGAAATTGCAAAAGATTTCGTCTTAA
- a CDS encoding MFS transporter has protein sequence MSKLRSVQLSLQTSSLITGFMVWVLISSLISFIKEDIPLTDGQTALVTAFPVILGSILRIPVGYYTNRFGARIIHSISFILLLLPVFLISKADSMADLIIGGLLIGIGGSVFSVGVTSIPKYYPKENHGFVNGIYGLGNAGTAISTFAAPVVAKSIGWAQTVQLYLILLLVFAALNIFLGDRKERKVTVSLVDQIKGVYKNSTLWFICLFYFITFGAFVAFTVYLPNFLTTHFELDRVDAGLRTAGFIVLATLMRPTGGFLADKFNPYKILMFVFLGLALAGVLLSFSPSIELYSAGVLTIALAAGIGNGTIFKLVPMYFSKQAGIVNGIVSAMGGLGGFFPPLVLSFVFNATGQYSIGFMAISEFALVSFVIVVWMFYKDNLFIEKQIIHETKEAILITNKNGIIEDINTSFSKLTGYAKDDVIGKNPSILQSGKHNPEFYQNMWESINKSGYWEGKIYNKRKNGELYQQWITISAIKSKSGEVKKYVGMLNDISVNR, from the coding sequence ATGAGTAAATTAAGAAGCGTACAATTATCTCTTCAAACATCAAGCTTAATAACTGGCTTTATGGTATGGGTATTAATATCCTCCCTTATTTCGTTTATTAAGGAGGATATTCCCTTAACAGACGGTCAGACAGCCTTAGTGACAGCTTTTCCGGTTATTCTGGGGTCCATTTTGCGGATTCCTGTCGGCTACTATACAAACCGGTTTGGCGCACGAATTATTCATAGCATCAGTTTTATCCTGCTTTTGCTGCCTGTCTTTTTAATAAGTAAAGCGGATTCAATGGCTGATTTAATTATTGGCGGATTACTTATCGGTATTGGCGGCTCTGTATTTTCCGTTGGGGTAACATCTATTCCGAAGTATTATCCTAAAGAAAACCATGGCTTTGTTAATGGTATTTACGGATTAGGTAATGCAGGTACTGCGATTAGTACATTTGCCGCACCAGTTGTAGCAAAATCGATTGGCTGGGCACAAACGGTGCAGCTTTATTTAATTCTTCTGCTCGTATTTGCTGCTTTAAACATTTTCTTAGGCGACCGGAAAGAACGAAAGGTAACCGTTTCCCTGGTAGACCAAATCAAGGGTGTCTATAAAAACTCGACGCTTTGGTTTATATGTTTATTTTATTTCATTACTTTTGGTGCCTTTGTTGCCTTTACTGTTTATCTACCAAACTTTCTTACTACTCATTTTGAATTAGACAGAGTGGACGCAGGGTTAAGAACAGCAGGCTTCATCGTGTTAGCAACATTAATGCGTCCGACAGGCGGTTTTTTAGCAGACAAATTTAATCCATATAAAATATTGATGTTTGTATTTCTTGGACTGGCATTAGCAGGGGTTCTGCTGTCATTCTCCCCTTCTATTGAGCTATATTCAGCAGGAGTATTAACCATCGCATTAGCAGCAGGGATAGGCAATGGAACGATTTTCAAGCTTGTACCAATGTACTTCTCCAAGCAGGCTGGGATTGTTAATGGAATCGTATCTGCAATGGGCGGCTTAGGCGGATTCTTCCCACCACTAGTACTCTCCTTTGTGTTTAATGCAACTGGTCAATATTCGATTGGTTTTATGGCTATTTCAGAGTTTGCATTAGTCAGCTTTGTGATTGTTGTATGGATGTTCTATAAGGACAATCTTTTTATTGAGAAACAAATCATTCATGAAACAAAAGAAGCAATCTTAATTACTAACAAAAATGGCATTATCGAAGACATTAACACTTCTTTTTCAAAGTTAACAGGCTATGCAAAGGACGATGTGATTGGCAAAAACCCAAGCATTCTTCAATCAGGCAAGCACAATCCAGAATTCTATCAAAATATGTGGGAGTCTATAAACAAGAGCGGATACTGGGAAGGAAAAATTTATAACAAACGAAAAAATGGGGAGCTTTATCAGCAGTGGATAACGATAAGTGCAATCAAGAGTAAATCTGGAGAAGTGAAGAAGTATGTGGGGATGTTGAATGATATAAGTGTAAATAGATAA
- a CDS encoding ABC-2 transporter permease: MTNFALLTKKELVQTLRELKVVWFPLVFIFLGMSQPIMNYYLPAIIKSLGGNQGIIVEPNMLVQKGGAVLAGTLGSQFDQLGVIIVIVSLMGTVQSDKANGMLAFIMTRPVSVAEYLSAKVVANYLFVAASVAIGYLVSYLYVNFLFSNVNLVDMLLALFFYLVWVLFIVMFTTMVSTLFNGQGIIALISIVILLLCRVIVGINPVIDLINPATMSKHAVEVLTMRTINANLGWNLLITLLLSILVILVSHKWIGLKKYHNV, from the coding sequence ATGACTAACTTTGCTCTGTTAACAAAAAAAGAATTAGTGCAAACGCTGCGTGAATTGAAAGTTGTTTGGTTCCCGCTTGTATTTATCTTTTTGGGAATGTCTCAACCAATCATGAACTATTATTTACCTGCTATTATTAAATCTTTAGGAGGAAATCAAGGAATAATCGTTGAACCTAATATGCTAGTGCAAAAAGGGGGAGCAGTGTTAGCAGGTACGCTTGGCTCTCAATTTGATCAGCTAGGAGTTATTATAGTGATCGTTTCCTTAATGGGAACAGTCCAATCCGACAAAGCAAACGGCATGTTAGCATTTATTATGACAAGACCAGTTAGTGTTGCCGAATATCTATCAGCTAAAGTGGTCGCTAATTATCTGTTTGTTGCAGCGAGTGTTGCAATAGGATATCTGGTTTCCTACTTATATGTGAATTTTTTATTTTCCAATGTGAATCTTGTTGATATGCTGTTAGCCCTGTTTTTTTATTTAGTCTGGGTCCTATTTATTGTTATGTTCACGACGATGGTAAGTACATTATTTAATGGTCAAGGCATAATCGCATTAATATCCATTGTAATTTTATTACTATGCAGAGTTATTGTCGGCATAAATCCTGTTATTGATTTGATTAATCCTGCAACTATGAGCAAGCATGCTGTCGAAGTGCTAACGATGAGGACAATTAATGCTAATTTAGGCTGGAATCTGCTCATAACATTGCTTTTAAGTATATTAGTTATACTGGTGTCACATAAATGGATCGGACTTAAGAAGTATCACAACGTATAA
- a CDS encoding helix-turn-helix domain-containing protein — translation MVNKAEALIHPVRIKISQALMRSGENGLTPLEMVKIIKEVPQATVYRHIQVMLDAGIIRIVKEKKVRSVVEKYYAINAEEAKLKGEEWQNASMEDKLNYFSYYQISLLNQYQSYLTKLKDQDTPKDLSTFSLAEMKLDEKSFHDFQQELNELIVKYHNSSQTNKDSEPFRTVAITIIPET, via the coding sequence ATGGTAAATAAAGCGGAAGCATTAATCCATCCAGTGCGAATAAAAATATCACAGGCCTTAATGAGAAGTGGTGAGAACGGACTAACACCGTTAGAAATGGTAAAGATTATTAAAGAAGTACCACAAGCAACGGTGTATCGCCATATTCAGGTTATGCTCGATGCAGGAATTATCCGGATTGTTAAGGAAAAAAAGGTTCGTTCTGTTGTTGAGAAGTATTATGCTATCAATGCTGAGGAAGCGAAACTGAAGGGTGAAGAATGGCAGAACGCATCAATGGAGGATAAACTTAATTATTTTTCGTATTATCAAATATCGCTTTTAAATCAATACCAGAGCTATTTAACAAAATTAAAAGACCAAGATACTCCAAAGGATCTTTCCACCTTTTCTTTAGCAGAAATGAAGCTTGACGAAAAGAGCTTTCATGATTTTCAACAAGAACTAAACGAGCTAATAGTTAAATATCATAACAGCTCGCAAACAAATAAGGACAGTGAGCCTTTTAGAACCGTTGCCATAACCATCATCCCAGAAACTTAA